A single window of Bos javanicus breed banteng chromosome 19, ARS-OSU_banteng_1.0, whole genome shotgun sequence DNA harbors:
- the HOXB7 gene encoding homeobox protein Hox-B7, whose translation MSSLYYANALFSKYPAASSVFATGAFPEQTSCAFASNPQRPGYGAGSGASFAASMQGLYPGGGGMAGQSAAGVYAAGYGLEPSSFNMHCAPFEQNLSGVCPGDSAKAAGAKEQRDSDLAAESNFRIYPWMRSSGTDRKRGRQTYTRYQTLELEKEFHYNRYLTRRRRIEIAHALCLTERQIKIWFQNRRMKWKKENKTSGPGAASQDKAEMEEDEEE comes from the exons ATGAGTTCATTGTATTATGCGaatgctttattttctaaatatcctGCCGCAAGTTCGGTTTTCGCTACCGGAGCCTTCCCCGAACAAACTTCTTGTGCGTTTGCTTCCAACCCCCAGCGCCCGGGCTATGGAGCCGGTTCGGGCGCTTCCTTCGCCGCCTCGATGCAGGGCTTGTACCCCGGCGGGGGGGGCATGGCGGGCCAGAGCGCAGCCGGCGTCTACGCGGCCGGCTACGGGCTCGAGCCGAGTTCCTTCAACATGCACTGCGCGCCCTTTGAGCAGAACCTCTCCGGGGTGTGTCCCGGCGACTCTGCCAAGGCGGCGGGCGCCAAGGAGCAGAGGGACTCGGACTTGGCGGCCGAGAGTAACTTCCGGATCTACCCCTGGATGCGAAGCTCAG GGACCGACCGCAAGCGAGGACGCCAGACCTACACCCGCTATCAGACcctggagctggagaaggagtTTCACTACAATCGCTACCTGACGAGGCGGCGGCGCATCGAGATCGCGCACGCGCTCTGCCTCACAGAAAGACAGATCAAGATCTGGTTCCAGAACCGCCGCATGaagtggaaaaaagagaacaagaCCTCAGGCCCCGGGGCCGCCAGCCAGGACAAGGCCGAGATGGAGGAGGATGAGGAagagtga